The genome window ATGGCCCAGGACGATATCGTCCAGACCGTGAAAGACGCCGGCCTTAAAGGTCGCGGCGGTGCTGGCTTCCCCACTGGCGTTAAGTGGGGGCTGATGCCCAAAGACGAATCCATCAACATTCGCTACCTGCTGTGCAACGCGGATGAAATGGAGCCGAACACCTGGAAAGACCGCATGCTGATGGAGCAACTGCCCCATCTGCTGATCGAAGGCATGCTGATCAGTGCCCGTGCACTGAAAACCTACCGTGGCTACATCTTCCTGCGTGGCGAATACACCACCGCCGCCAAGCACCTGAACCGTGCCGTGGAAGAAGCCAAGGCCGCCGGCCTGCTGGGCAAGAACATCCTCGGTTCCGGTTTTGACTTCGAACTGTTCGTGCACACCGGCGCCGGGCGTTATATCTGCGGTGAAGAAACCGCACTGATCAACTCCCTCGAAGGCCGCCGCGCCAACCCGCGCTCCAAGCCGCCCTTCCCTGCCGCCGTCGGCGTGTGGGGCAAGCCGACGTGCGTGAACAACGTCGAGACCCTGTGCAACGTGCCGGCGATCATCGCCGACGGCGTGGACTGGTACAAATCGTTGGCCCGCGAAGGCAGCGAAGACATGGGCACCAAGCTCATGGGCTTCTCCGGCAAGGTCAAGAACCCGGGCCTGTGGGAATTGCCATTCGGCGTGACCGCCCGCGAGTTGTTCGAGGACTACGCCGGCGGTATGCGCGACGGCTACACCCTCAAGGCCTGGCAACCAGGCGGCGCCGGCACCGGCTTCCTGCTGCCCGAGCACCTCGACGCACAAATGTACGCCGGCGGCATCGGCAAGGTCGGCACCCGTATGGGTACTGGCTTGGCGATGGCGGTGGACAACACCGTGAACATGGTGTCGTTGCTGCGCAACATGGAGCAGTTCTTCGCCCGCGAATCCTGCGGCTTCTGCACCCCGTGCCGTGACGGTTTGCCATGGAGCGTGAAGCTGTTGATGGCGATCGAGAAAGGCGAAGGCCAGCCAGGCGACATCGAGACCCTGCTGGGTCTGGTCGGCTTCCTCGGCCCAGGCAAGACCTTCTGTGCTCACGCACCGGGCGCCGTGGAGCCATTGGGCAGCGCAATCAAATACTTCCGTTCGGAGTTCGAAGCCGGCATCGCGCCTACCAGCGCCGCCGTCCCGCCTCTGGCGAGGCCGATCGTAGTCGGCGCGTAACGCTTAACCAGGCGAAGGGTCCGTGCCCTTCGCCTGCTCATGTGCTGACGCCTGTATGGCTGTGTAGATGCACATGAATAACAAGATTCCATTAGCCACGCCCGCTGACAACGGGCCAACGAAGAACTTTGAACCATGGCCACTATCCACGTAGACGGCAAAGCGCTCGAAGTCGATGGGGCGGACAACCTGTTACAGGCATGTCTGTCACTAGGCCTCGACATCCCTTATTTCTGCTGGCACCCCGCGCTTGGTAGCGTGGGTGCCTGCCGCCAGTGTGCGGTCAAGCAGTACACCGACGAAAACGACACCCGTGGTCGTATCGTCATGTCCTGCATGACCCCAGCCACCGACAACACTTGGATCTCCATCGAAGATGAAGAATCCAAGGCGTTCCGCACCAGCGTTGTCGAATGGCTGATGACCAACCACCCCCACGACTGCCCGGTCTGTGAGGAAGGCGGTCACTGCCACCTGCAAGACATGACGGTGATGACCGGCCACAACGAGCGCCGTTATCGCTTCACCAAGCGCACTCACCAGAACCAGGACCTCGGCCCGTTCATTTCCCACGAAATGAACCGCTGCATCGCCTGCTACCGTTGCGTGCGTTTCTATAAAGACTACGCCGGCGGCACCGACCTGGGCGTATTCGGCGCCCACGACAACGTGTACTTCGGTCGCGTTGAAGACGGCGTGCTCGAAAGCGAGTTCTCCGGCAACCTCACCGAGGTCTGCCCGACCGGTGTGTTTACCGACAAGACGCACTCCGAGCGTTACAACCGTAAGTGGGACATGCAGTTCGCACCGAGCATCTGCCATGGCTGCTCCAGCGGTTGCAACATCTCCCCGGGCGAGCGCTACGGCGAATTACGGCGGATCGAAAACCGCTTCAACGGTTCGGTCAACCAGTACTTCCTGTGCGACCGTGGCCGTTTCGGCTATGGCTACGTCAACCGCGAAGACCGCCCACGCCAGCCGCTGTTGGCCGGTGGCGCCAAGCTGAGCACCGACGAAGCACTGGATAAAGCCGCCGACCTGTTGCGCGGCCGCAACATCGTCGGTATCGGTTCGCCACGCGCCAGCCTCGAAAGCAACTTCGCGTTGCGCGAGCTGGTCGGTGCCGAGCACTTCTACTCCGGTATCGAAGCCGCTGAGCTGGAGCGCATTCGCCTGGTCCTGCAGGTGCTGAACGACAGCCCGCTGCCGGTTCCGAACATGCGCGACATCGAAGACCACGATGCGATCTTCGTCCTCGGCGAAGACCTGACCCAGACCGCTGCGCGTATCGCGCTGTCGCTGCGTCAGTCGGTCAAAGGCAAGGCCGAAGACATGGCCGACGCCATGCGCGTACAGCCTTGGCTTGACGCCGCGGTGAAAAACATCGGCCAGCACGCGCTGAACCCGCTGTTTATCGCAAGCCTGGCTGAAACCAAGCTCGACGACATCGCCGAAGAATGCGTGCACGCCGCGCCTGACGACCTGGCGCGTATTGGTTTCGCCGTGGCCCACGCCCTGGACGCCAGCGCACCTGCCGTCGAAGGCCTGGACACGGAAGCCGCGGAACTGGCCCAGCGCATCGCCGACGCCCTGCTGGCCGCCAAGCGTCCATTGATCATTGCCGGCACCTCGTTGGGTTCCAAAGCGCTGATCGAAGCCGCCGCCAACATCGCCAAAGCCTTGAAGCTGCGCGACAAGAACGGTTCCATCAGCCTCGTCGTGCCGGAAGCCAACAGCCTTGGCCTGGCCATGCTCGGTGGCGAGTCCCTCGACGCCGCCCTGCAGGCTGTGACCGACGGCAAAGCTGACGCCATCGTGGTACTGGAAAACGACCTGTACACCCGCACCGATTCGGCCAAGGTTGACGCCGCGCTGGACGCCGCCAAGGTGCTGATCGTTGCCGATCACCAGAAGACCGCCACCAGCGAGCGTGCCGACCTGGTGCTGCCAGCCGCCACCTTCGCCGAAGGCGACGGTACCCTGGTCAGCCAGGAAGGCCGTGCCCAGCGCTTCTTCCAGGTGTTCGATCCGAAATACATGGACGCCAGCATCCTGGTTCACGAAGGCTGGCGCTGGCTGCATGCCCTGCGCTCGACCCTGCTGAACCAGCCACTCGACTGGACCCAGCTCGACCACGTCACCGCAGCCGTCGCCGCAAGCGCCCCGCAACTGGCGCGCATTGTCGACGCGGCACCGTCCGCCGCGTTCCGCATCAAGGGCATGAAGCTGGCCCGTGAGCCGCTGCGTTACTCCGGGCGTACCGCCATGCGTGCTGACATCAGCGTGCACGAACCGCGTACACCGCAGGACAACGACACCGCGTTCGCCTTCTCCATGGAAGGTTATTCGGGTTCGGTCGAGCCGCGTCAACAGGTGCCGTTTGCCTGGTCGCCGGGCTGGAACTCGCCGCAGGCCTGGAACAAGTTCCAGGACGAAGTCGGTGGTCATATCCGCGCTGGCGACCCAGGCACCCGCCTGATCGAAAGCACCGGTGATGCGCTGAACTGGTTCGCCGCCGTCCCGCGTCCGTTCAACCCGGCCCAGGGCACCTGGCAGGTTGTGCCGTTCTTCCACCTGTTCGGCAGCGAAGAAACCTCTTCCAAAGCCGCACCGGTTCAAGAGCGCATTCCGGCCGCCTACGTGTCCGTGGCCAAGTCCGAAGCCGACCGCCTGGGTGTCAACGACGGCGCCCTGCTCAGCCTGAACGTCGGTGGCAAGACCCTGCGTCTGCCGCTGCGTATCAACGACGAGTTGGGTGCGGGTCTGGTGGCACTGCCAAAAGGCCTCGCCGGTATCCCGCCTGCGATCTTTGGCCAAACCGTTGACGGTCTGCAGGAGGCAGCGCAATGACCTGGTTCACCCCTGAAGTGATCGACGTGATCATCTCGGTCGTCAAGGCCATCGTGATCCTGTTGGCCGTGGTCGTCGCGGGCGCCCTGCTCAGCTTCGTCGAGCGTCGCCTGCTGGGCTGGTGGCAGGACCGTTACGGTCCGAACCGCGTTGGCCCGTTTGGTATGTTCCAGATCGCCGCCGACATGCTGAAAATGTTCTTCAAGGAAGACTGGACCCCACCGTTTGCCGACAAGGTGATCTTCACCCTGGCACCGGTCGTGGCCATGAGCGCCTTGCTGATCGCCTTCGCCGTTATCCCGATCACCCCGACCTGGGGCGTGGCGGACCTGAACATCGGCTTGCTGTTCTTCTTCGCCATGGCCGGTCTGTCGGTCTACGCGGTGCTGTTCGCCGGTTGGTCGAGTAACAACAAGTTCGCCCTGCTGGGCAGCTTGCGGGCTTCGGCCCAGACCGTGTCCTACGAAGTGTTCATGGGCCTCGCGCTGATGGGCATCGTGGTGCAGGTCGGCTCGTTCAACATGCGCGACATCGTCGAGTACCAGGCGCAGAACCTGTGGTTCATCATTCCGCAGTTCTTTGGCTTCTGCACCTTCTTCATCGCTGGCGTCGCCGTGACTCACCGTCACCCGTTCGACCAGCCGGAAGCGGAACAGGAACTGGCCGACGGTTACCACATTGAATACGCCGGCATGAAATGGGGCATGTTCTTCGTTGGCGAGTACATCGGCATCATCTTGATCTCGGCCCTGCTGGTCACGCTGTTCTTCGGCGGCTGGCACGGTCCGTTCAACATCTTGCCGCAACTGGCGTTCTTCTGGTTCTTCTTGAAGACGGCGTTCTTCATCATGCTGTTCATCCTGCTGCGCGCCTCTATTCCGCGCCCGCGCTATGACCAGGTGATGGATTTCAGCTGGAGATTCTGCCTGCCGCTGACCCTGATCAATTTGCTGGTGACGGCTGCCGTTGTGTTGTTGAACACGCCAGCCGGCGCGGTTCAGTGAGGATTTGACCCATGTTCAAATATATTGGCGACATCGTTAAGGGTACCGGTACCCAGTTGCGAAGCCTGGTGATGGTGTTCGGTCACGGCTTCCGCAAACGCGACACCCTGCAATACCCGGAAGAAGCGGTGTACCTGCCGCCGCGCTATCGCGGCCGTATCGTGCTGACCCGCGACCCCGATGGCGAAGAGCGTTGTGTAGCCTGCAACCTGTGCGCCGTGGCGTGCCCGGTAGGCTGCATCTCCCTGCAGAAAGCTGAAACCGAAGACGGTCGCTGGTACCCGGACTTCTTCCGCATCAACTTCTCGCGCTGCATTTTCTGCGGCCTCTGCGAGGAAGCTTGCCCGACCACCGCGATCCAGCTGACACCGGATTTCGAGATGGCCGAGTTCAAACGTCAGGACCTGGTGTACGAGAAAGAAGATCTGTTGATCTCTGGTCCCGGTAAAAACCCTGATTACAACTTCTATCGTGTTGCAGGTATGGCCGTTGCCGGTAAGCCGAAAGGCGCCGCACAAAACGAAGCCGAGCCGATCAACGTGAAGAGCTTGCTGCCTTAAGGAAGAAAGATGGAATTCGCTTTCTATTTCGCGTCGGGTATTGCAGTGGTGTCCACGCTTCGCGTGATCACCAACACCAACCCCGTGCACGCCCTGCTCTACCTGATCATTTCGCTGATCGCCGTGGCCATGACCTTCTTCAGCCTCGGCGCACCGTTCGCCGGTGTCCTGGAAGTGATTGCCTACGCCGGCGCCATCATGGTGCTGTTCGTGTTTGTGGTGATGATGCTCAACCTGGGGCCGGCTTCGGTCGCCCAGGAGCGCGTCTGGCTCAAACCCGGCATCTGGCTTGGCCCGGTTGTCCTGGCCGCCCTGCTGCTGGGTGAACTGCTGTATGTGCTGTTCGCTCACCAGAGCGGCCAGGCCATCGGCCACACCACCGTAGACGCGAAGGCCGTGGGCATCAGCCTGTTCGGCCCGTACCTGCTGGTGGTCGAACTGGCTTCGATGCTGCTGCTCGCGGCAGCCATCACCGCCTTCCACTTGGGCCGCAACGAAGCCAAGGAGCAATGACGATGCCTGCTATCCCTTTGGAGCATGGTCTGGCGGTCGCCGGCATCCTGTTCTGCCTTGGCCTGGTCGGCCTGATGGTCCGCCGTAACATTCTGTTCGTGTTGATGAGCCTGGAAATCATGATGAACGCCGCAGCACTGGCGTTCATCGTTGCGGGTGCACGTTGGGGCCAGCCGGATGGACAAGTCATGTTCATCCTGGTGATCAGCCTGGCAGCCGCCGAGGCCAGTATTGGCCTGGCGATCCTGCTGCAACTGTATCGTCGCTTCCACACGCTTGATATCGACGCTGCCAGTGAGATGCGCGGATGAACATGATCTTTCTGACTTTCGTATTTCCCCTGATCGGTTTCCTGCTGCTGTCGTTCTCCCGTGGACGCTGGTCGGAAAACCTGTCTGCCCTGGTGGGTGTGGGTTCCATTGGCCTGTCGGCGATTGTCGCCGCCTATGTCATCTGGCAATTCAACGTGGCGCCGCCGGAAGGCGGCCACTACACCCTGGTACTGTGGCAGTGGATGTCGGTGGAGGGCTTCAAGCCCAACTTCGCCCTCTACATCGACGGCCTGTCGATCACCATGCTTGGCGTGGTCGTCGGTGTAGGCTTCCTGATCCACCTGTTCGCGTCCTGGTACATGCGCGGTGAGGCCGGTTACTCGCGCTTCTTCGCCTACACCAACCTGTTTATCGCCAGCATGCTGTTCCTGGTCCTCGGCGATAACCTGTTGTTCCTGTACTTCGGCTGGGAAGGCGTGGGCCTGTGCTCGTACCTGTTGATCGGTTTCTACTACAGCAACCGCAACAACGGTAACGCGGCACTCAAGGCCTTTATCGTCACCCGCATCGGCGACGTGTTCATGGCCATCGGCCTGTTCATCCTGTTCCAACAAGTGGGCACGCTGAACATCCAGGAACTGCTGGTGCTGGCACCGCAGAAGTTCCAGGTCGGTGATTTCTGGATCACCCTGGCGACCCTGATGCTGCTGGGTGGCGCTGTGGGTAAATCCGCACAACTGCCGCTGCAAACCTGGCTGGCGGATGCGATGGCCGGCCCGACTCCGGTCTCCGCACTGATCCACGCCGCAACCATGGTCACCGCCGGTGTCTACCTGATCGCCCGTACCCACGGCCTGTTCACCCTGGCGCCGGAAATCCTGCACCTGGTGGGCCTGGTTGGCGGCGTGACCCTGGTACTGGCCGGCTTCGCCGCGCTGGTGCAGACCGACATCAAGCGTATCCTCGCCTACTCGACCATGAGCCAGATCGGCTACATGTTCCTGGCCCTGGGCGTCGGTGCCTGGGACGCGGCGATCTTCCACCTGATGACCCACGCGTTCTTCAAGGCGCTGCTGTTCCTTGCTTCGGGTGCGGTGATCGTTGCCTGCCACCACGAGCAGAACATCTTCAAGATGGGCGGCCTGTGGAAGAAACTGCCGTTGGCCTACGCCAGCTTCATTGTGGGGGGTGCGGCGCTGGCTGCCCTGCCGTTGGTGACCGCCGGTTTCTACTCCAAAGACGAAATCCTCTGGGAAGCCTTTGCCAGCGGTAACCAGAATCTGCTCTACGCAGGTCTGGTGGGTGCCTTCATGACCTCGCTGTACACCTTCCGCCTGATCTTCATCACCTTCCACGGTGAAGCCAAGACCGAAGCACACGCAGGCCACGGTATCTCCCACTGGCTGCCACTGTCGGTGCTGATCATCCTGTCGACCTTCATCGGCGCCATGATCACCCCGCCACTGGCCGGTGTATTGCCGGAAAGCGCTGGGCATGCCGGCGGCGCTGCCAAGCACAGCCTGGAGATCGCCTCCGGCGCCATCGCCATCGCCGGTATCCTGCTGGCGGCCCTGTTGTTCCTCGGCAAGCGTCGCTTCGTGACCGCCGTCGCCAACAGTGGCATTGGCCGCTTCCTTTCGGCCTGGTGGTTCGCCGCCTGGGGCTTCGACTGGATCTACGACAAACTGTTCGTCAAGCCTTACCTTGCGATCAGCCATGTACTGCGCAGAGACCCGCTCGACCAGACCATCGGTTTGATCCCGCGCGCCGCCAAGGCCGGTCACACCGCCCTGAGCCGCAGCGAGACGGGCCAATTGCGTTGGTATGCAGCTTCCATGGCCGTCGGCGCCGTGCTGGTGATCGGCGCCATCGTGGTGGTAGCGGTATGACTATGAACATTGCGTACTTTGCGAACTTGCAAAAGGAAACGAGCCCGTCATGATTCTGCCCTGGCTAATCCTGATCCCCTTTATCGGCGGCCTGCTCTGCTGGATGGGTGAACGCTTCGGCGCCACCCTCCCCCGCTGGATTGCGTTGCTGACCATGTCCCTGGAACTCGCGCTCGGCCTCTGGCTGTGGGCCCATGGCGACTATTCATTTGCTCCGGCACCGGGTGTCGATCCGACCTTCGCGCTTGAATTCAAGCACGTGTGGATCCAGCGCTTCGGCATCAACGTGCACCTGGCCCTCGACGGCCTGTCGCTGTTGATGATCCTGCTGACCGGCCTGCTGGGTATCCTCTCGGTACTCTGCTCCTGGAAAGAGATTCAGCGTCACGTGGGCTTCTTCCACCTGAACCTGATGTGGATCCTGGGCGGCGTTGTCGGCGTGTTCCTCGCCCTCGACCTGTTCATGTTCTTCTTCTTCTGGGAAATGATGCTGGTGCCGATGTACTTCCTCATCGCGCTCTGGGGTCACAGTTCTTCGGACGGCAAGAAAACCCGGATCTACGCGGCGACCAAGTTCTTCATCTTCACCCAGGCTTCCGGCCTGATCATGTTGGTGGCGATCCTGGGTCTGGTACTGGTCAACTTCAACAGCACGGGCGTGATCACGTTCAACTACGCCGACCTGTTGAAAACCAAGATGTCCCTGACCACCGAGTACATCCTGATGCTGGGCTTCTTCATCGCGTTCGCGGTGAAGCTGCCGGTGGTGCCGTTCCACTCCTGGTTGCCTGACGCTCACGCCCAGGCGCCGACCGCAGGTTCCGTGGACCTGGCGGGTATCCTGCTGAAAACGGCGGCCTACGGCCTGCTGCGTTTCGCCCTGCCGCTGTTCCCGAATGCCTCGGCCGAGTTTGCGCCGATCGCCATGACCCTGGGTCTGATCGGGATCTTCTACGGTGCGTTCCTGGCCTTCGCCCAAACCGACATCAAGCGTCTGATCGCCTTCTCGTCCGTTTCCCACATGGGTTTCGTACTGATCGGCATCTACTCCGGCAGCCAGCTGGCGTTGCAAGGCGCAGTGATCCAGATGTTGGCCCACGGTGTCTCGGCCGCCGCGCTGTTTATCCTCAGTGGCCAGCTGTACGAGCGCCTGCACACCCGTGACATGCGTGAAATGGGTGGCGTGTGGTCACGCATCGCTTACCTGCCGGCGATCAGCCTGTTCTTCGCCGCCGCCTCCCTGGGCTTGCCGGGCACCGGCAACTTCATCGGCGAGTTCCTGATCCTGATGGGTTCGTTCGTGCACACACCGTGGATCAGTGCCATTGCGACTTCCGGCCTGGTGTTCGGTTCGGTTTACTCGCTGATCATGATCCACCGCGCCTATTTCGGCCCGGCCAAGTCCGACACCGTCCTGCAAGGGATGGATGCTCGCGAACTGATCATGGTGCTCGGCCTTGCGGTGCTGCTGATCTACATCGGCGTGTACCCGCAACCGTTCCTGGACACTTCTGCCGCGACGATGCATGGCGTGCAGCAGTGGTTCAGCACCGCCTTCACTCAACTCGCTTCGGCACGGTAAGAGCGCTATGGAATTCACGATCCAACACTTTATCGCGCTTGCGCCGCTGCTGATTACCAGCCTCACCATTGTGGTGGTGATGCTGGCGATCGCCTGGCGCCGCAATCACTCGCAAACGTTCCTGCTGTCCTGTGCCGGTTTGAACCTGGCCCTGCTGTCGATCATTCCGGCCCTTAAAGTCGCGCCACTGGCCGTGACCCCGCTGATGATGATCGATGACTTCGCGCTGCTGTATATCGCGTTGATCCTCGTCGCCACCCTGGCCTGCGTGACCCTCGCGCATGCCTACCTCGGCGAAGGCGGCACCGGCTACCCTGGCAACAAGGAGGAGCTGTACCTGCTGATCCTGCTGGCTGCGGCCGGTGGCATCGTGCTGGTCAGCGCGCAGCACCTCGCGGGCTTGTTCATCGGCCTGGAACTGCTGTCGATCCCGACCTACGGCCTGGTGGCCTACGCCTTCTTCAACAAGCGCTCCCTGGAAGCCGGCATCAAGTACATGGTGCTCTCGGCCGCCGGTTCCGCGTTCCTGTTGTTCGGTATGGCCCTGCTCTACGCAGAAGCCGGCAGCCTGAGCTTCACCGGTATCGGTCACGCCCTGGCAACCACCAGCATGCCTGCGCCAATCGCCCAGTTGGGCCTGGCCATGATGCTGATCGGCCTGGCGTTCAAGCTCTCCCTGGTGCCGTTCCACCTGTGGACCCCGGACGTGTACGAAGGCGCCCCGGCGCCGGTGGCGGCGTTCCTGGCCACAGCGTCGAAGGTTGCCGTGTTTGCGGTGATGGTGCGTCTGTTCCAGATCTCCCCTGCCGCCAACACCGGCGTGCTGAGCAACGTGCTGACCGTGATCGCGATTGCGTCGATCCTGTTCGGTAACCTGCTGGCCCTGACCCAGAACAACCTCAAGCGTCTGCTCGGTTACTCCTCCATCGCTCACTTCGGCTACCTGCTGATCGCCCTGGTGGCGAGCAAAGGCCTGGCCGTGGAAGCGATTGGCGTGTACCTGGTCACCTACGTCATCACCAGCCTCGGCGCATTCGGCGTTATCACGCTGATGTCCTCGCCGTACAAAGGCCGTGACGCCGACGCCCTGTACGAATACCGCGGCCTGTTCTGGCGCCGTCCGTACCTGACCGCCGTACTCACCGTGATGATGCTGTCCCTGGCCGGCATCCCGCTGACCGCGGGCTTTATCGGCAAGTTCTACATCGTCGCTACCGGTGTTGAAGCGCACGAGTGGTGGTTGGTTGCGTCCCTGGTACTGGGCAGCGCCATCGGCGTGTTCTACTACCTGCGCGTGATGGTCACCCTGTACCTGATCGAGCCAAACCTGCGCCGTGTGGACGCCGAGCTGCACTGGGAACAAAAAGCCGGTGGCGTGATGCTGCTGGCAATCGCCCTGCTGGCGTTCTTCCTGGGTGTGTACCCTCAACCGTTGCTCACCTTGGTGCAGCATGCGGTGCTGGGCGTTTGATCGCCTAGCGGGACGTTAGTCAACAAAACGGCGCCTTCGGGCGCCGTTTTGGATTCTGCGACACGTTATTGAGTCAGCGAGCGGTGGCGTCTATTGAACGCACATCAGCGCGCAGCGTGCGCCGATTGCGTTGCTGGCATCCGCGCTGGCGGTGAGCAACTATCCTGTGTGTCATCCTGCTCGCGGACGGTTTACGTGTCGCACCGGGCGGCAACAACTGACCACTGCCAAAAGAGGGCCACGCAGGTTGGATGACCTGGATTACAGCCAACCCTACACGTCCGCGCGCTCGCCCGTCATGGGCAACAACATGGTCGCCTGTTCCCAGCCGCTGGCCGCTCAGGCGGGCCTGGGCCAGCCTGAACGCGCTCAGAAAACAGCGCTCAGGTCACTTGGTGTGTGCATCGACTGCAGGTAAAACGCTGGCGCGACGGCGTCTATGTCAAGACGCCTGCGAGTGTGCGAGCACCAGGCCAGCAAGCGTCTCGCGCAGCTGCGGATGGGCCGGCAAGCGAATGCCGAAGGTTTCATGCAGTAATCTCATCAGCTCATCGGCGCTCTCGATGACACGCTTTTCGCTCGGTTGGTCGAGACTGTGCAGAGCATAGTTGGCATTGTTCAACGTATACCGTTTGCCCGGTGCCAGACGCGCGGCCTTCAACTGCCCGACGAAGACTGACGCCGGGTGCGTCGATACGTACCAGTTGCCGATGAGGTAGTCCATGTCCGCCTGCACTTGCAGGTCGAACACATACAAACCCCGCCACTCCTCGCCCACCTGGGTCCACAGGGTGTAGTCGGCACCATTGAACGTCAGGCGATAAGGTTCATGAGCCGTGGCCTGAACCGCCTCGGTGTCCAGCTGCAGTGGGCTGCTCGGCACCATGCCGCCAAAGCCCACATCGGTCACATAACGCACGCCATCCAGTGTCACCAGGCTCAGGCGATGGGTACGCCCGGTGCGCGCGTCCGGTGGCCCGCCCATCACGACCCAGCCGGTCAGCCCCCGCGCGTCAAAGCCTAATTCCTGCAGCAGCGCCAGAAACAGGTGGTTCAGCTCAAAGCAATAGCCGCCGCGCCCCTCCAGCAGAACCTTTTGCTCGATGCTGGGCAAATCGATCGGCACCGCCGCACGCAGCAAGGTCGACAAGCTCTCGAAAGCGAAGGTGCACACATGGCGCAGTTGCAGCGCTTGCAAGGTTTGCAGGGTGGGCGGTGGCGGCGAGTCATAGCCCAGGCGTTGCAGGTAGAGCTGGCTGTGAGTCAGACGGGGCATGGCGCGATCCTTTAGCGCAGGGCGAAGCCGTCACTATGCCGCGACAGTGTGCAGGTTGTCATTTTGAGTGAACCTTTTTGAACGCTTACCTATCCATCTATAACAAGACAGGGAGGCAACATGAGTACCGCAAAAATCTACACCATCCACTATCAGCTGCACGGTCAACCGAAGTCCTTTGTGGTGCGCGCCGAGGTCATGAACAACGCCGAGGCCTGGCACTGGGCGGCGGTCGACGCCGACATTGCGCATGTCAGCCGCATTGGGCGCGTGGGTCACGAACAGGTGAAAAAAACCACCCGCCCCTGGGCGGAGAAGTTCGGCATTACCGAGGTCACCTGGGCTCCGCCCAAGTAAGTACCTCCACACAAGCAAACGCCCCGCCACCGCGGGGCTGACTTTACTTCTTCAAGTCGCCCAACGGATCGTAGGGCGGCTTTTTTTCCGCCGGTTGTTTCTTGCCCTTGTCCAGGGGCGCGATCGCCGGGCCAATCGGGTCGACCTGAGGGTCGGCGACGTCGGGGGAATCCGGGTCGAAGCCCAGTTCATCCTTGCCGCTGGCATGCTCGCTGGATCGCGGGCCTTTGGGGGAATCACTCACGATGACCTCCTTATTTAAAGCGGGCGCGCTTTGTCATGCAGGTTTTCCAGGTCTTGCTCAACCTGCTGCTCATCATCGTCCTGACGCTCCGCCGGGTCGTTGGGACGCAACGCATCGTTGTCGCGCTCCTCCTCGCCGGGTGTGCGGTCAGGGTTGGGCGTGCCAGGGGGGGGTTGTTTATATTCGGGCATGATCGTTCACCTCAAGGGGAGTGGGTGGCCTACACAAAATTAGAGAAAGCGCCAGGCTTCATCGTTCAACTTGTTTGCCCAAAGCATGCGAAGATGCCACCCCGCGCCCTGTTGAGACCTGCCCCGGATGTTCGAGCTCAAACCCTGCGACCCCGTTACCTACCGCCA of Pseudomonas fluorescens contains these proteins:
- the nuoM gene encoding NADH-quinone oxidoreductase subunit M, which translates into the protein MILPWLILIPFIGGLLCWMGERFGATLPRWIALLTMSLELALGLWLWAHGDYSFAPAPGVDPTFALEFKHVWIQRFGINVHLALDGLSLLMILLTGLLGILSVLCSWKEIQRHVGFFHLNLMWILGGVVGVFLALDLFMFFFFWEMMLVPMYFLIALWGHSSSDGKKTRIYAATKFFIFTQASGLIMLVAILGLVLVNFNSTGVITFNYADLLKTKMSLTTEYILMLGFFIAFAVKLPVVPFHSWLPDAHAQAPTAGSVDLAGILLKTAAYGLLRFALPLFPNASAEFAPIAMTLGLIGIFYGAFLAFAQTDIKRLIAFSSVSHMGFVLIGIYSGSQLALQGAVIQMLAHGVSAAALFILSGQLYERLHTRDMREMGGVWSRIAYLPAISLFFAAASLGLPGTGNFIGEFLILMGSFVHTPWISAIATSGLVFGSVYSLIMIHRAYFGPAKSDTVLQGMDARELIMVLGLAVLLIYIGVYPQPFLDTSAATMHGVQQWFSTAFTQLASAR
- a CDS encoding arylamine N-acetyltransferase family protein, with product MPRLTHSQLYLQRLGYDSPPPPTLQTLQALQLRHVCTFAFESLSTLLRAAVPIDLPSIEQKVLLEGRGGYCFELNHLFLALLQELGFDARGLTGWVVMGGPPDARTGRTHRLSLVTLDGVRYVTDVGFGGMVPSSPLQLDTEAVQATAHEPYRLTFNGADYTLWTQVGEEWRGLYVFDLQVQADMDYLIGNWYVSTHPASVFVGQLKAARLAPGKRYTLNNANYALHSLDQPSEKRVIESADELMRLLHETFGIRLPAHPQLRETLAGLVLAHSQAS
- the nuoN gene encoding NADH-quinone oxidoreductase subunit NuoN; the encoded protein is MEFTIQHFIALAPLLITSLTIVVVMLAIAWRRNHSQTFLLSCAGLNLALLSIIPALKVAPLAVTPLMMIDDFALLYIALILVATLACVTLAHAYLGEGGTGYPGNKEELYLLILLAAAGGIVLVSAQHLAGLFIGLELLSIPTYGLVAYAFFNKRSLEAGIKYMVLSAAGSAFLLFGMALLYAEAGSLSFTGIGHALATTSMPAPIAQLGLAMMLIGLAFKLSLVPFHLWTPDVYEGAPAPVAAFLATASKVAVFAVMVRLFQISPAANTGVLSNVLTVIAIASILFGNLLALTQNNLKRLLGYSSIAHFGYLLIALVASKGLAVEAIGVYLVTYVITSLGAFGVITLMSSPYKGRDADALYEYRGLFWRRPYLTAVLTVMMLSLAGIPLTAGFIGKFYIVATGVEAHEWWLVASLVLGSAIGVFYYLRVMVTLYLIEPNLRRVDAELHWEQKAGGVMLLAIALLAFFLGVYPQPLLTLVQHAVLGV
- a CDS encoding DUF6021 family protein codes for the protein MSDSPKGPRSSEHASGKDELGFDPDSPDVADPQVDPIGPAIAPLDKGKKQPAEKKPPYDPLGDLKK
- a CDS encoding DUF6555 family protein — its product is MSTAKIYTIHYQLHGQPKSFVVRAEVMNNAEAWHWAAVDADIAHVSRIGRVGHEQVKKTTRPWAEKFGITEVTWAPPK
- the nuoL gene encoding NADH-quinone oxidoreductase subunit L; translation: MNMIFLTFVFPLIGFLLLSFSRGRWSENLSALVGVGSIGLSAIVAAYVIWQFNVAPPEGGHYTLVLWQWMSVEGFKPNFALYIDGLSITMLGVVVGVGFLIHLFASWYMRGEAGYSRFFAYTNLFIASMLFLVLGDNLLFLYFGWEGVGLCSYLLIGFYYSNRNNGNAALKAFIVTRIGDVFMAIGLFILFQQVGTLNIQELLVLAPQKFQVGDFWITLATLMLLGGAVGKSAQLPLQTWLADAMAGPTPVSALIHAATMVTAGVYLIARTHGLFTLAPEILHLVGLVGGVTLVLAGFAALVQTDIKRILAYSTMSQIGYMFLALGVGAWDAAIFHLMTHAFFKALLFLASGAVIVACHHEQNIFKMGGLWKKLPLAYASFIVGGAALAALPLVTAGFYSKDEILWEAFASGNQNLLYAGLVGAFMTSLYTFRLIFITFHGEAKTEAHAGHGISHWLPLSVLIILSTFIGAMITPPLAGVLPESAGHAGGAAKHSLEIASGAIAIAGILLAALLFLGKRRFVTAVANSGIGRFLSAWWFAAWGFDWIYDKLFVKPYLAISHVLRRDPLDQTIGLIPRAAKAGHTALSRSETGQLRWYAASMAVGAVLVIGAIVVVAV